In one window of Helianthus annuus cultivar XRQ/B chromosome 17, HanXRQr2.0-SUNRISE, whole genome shotgun sequence DNA:
- the LOC110925660 gene encoding uncharacterized protein LOC110925660 isoform X2 codes for MRYLEDTSRSFTKVNQFLNQTNLSTTNVKGCIEVYDFVMHKDDGFSKKGYNFWQESIQNLVSNPPKDYPRERVEWLQHELG; via the exons ATGAGGTACCTAGAAGATACTAGCCGATCGTTCACAAA GGTTAATCAATTTCttaatcaaactaacctttcaaCAACCAATGTGAAGGGATGTATCGAGGTTTATGACT TTGTCATGCATAAGGATGATGGTTTTTCCAAAAAAGGGTATAATTTTTGGCAAGAAAGT ATTCAAAACCTTGTTTCAAATCCACCTAAAGACTACCCTCGTGAGAGGGTTGAGTGGCTTCAACACGAACTTGG ttaG
- the LOC110925660 gene encoding uncharacterized protein LOC110925660 isoform X1 codes for MRYLEDTSRSFTKVNQFLNQTNLSTTNVKGCIEVYDFVMHKDDGFSKKGYNFWQESIQNLVSNPPKDYPRERVEWLQHELGAFFCLVLDCAMTTWEFLNGIRTKIDILTHF; via the exons ATGAGGTACCTAGAAGATACTAGCCGATCGTTCACAAA GGTTAATCAATTTCttaatcaaactaacctttcaaCAACCAATGTGAAGGGATGTATCGAGGTTTATGACT TTGTCATGCATAAGGATGATGGTTTTTCCAAAAAAGGGTATAATTTTTGGCAAGAAAGT ATTCAAAACCTTGTTTCAAATCCACCTAAAGACTACCCTCGTGAGAGGGTTGAGTGGCTTCAACACGAACTTGG TGCGTttttttgtttagttttggaTTGTGCAATGACGACATGGGAGTTTTTAAATGGAATACGCACCAAAATAGACATATTGACACACTTTTAA